CATTTGTGTTCTCCTTCCTTCTCATAGATCCATGAGCTCTCCTTATTCTCCATAAAGAGACAGATACCTGATGCCCTGGTGCTCGGCCAGCCAATCACTCAATCACTCCTAAAAATCAAAGTGCACCTCATGTTGCATCAAAGTATCACAGTGTGTAGCGATGTGAGGATAAAGCCTGTTCACAGTGTGGAACAGAAGGGGTTTCAGATCTCTGGCTGATCTCTGCCAACCCCTTGCAAAGTCCCACAGAGGGAAAAGACAAGGCTAAAGGCAAAGGCCATGCCAGTAAGCACAGTAAACAGAGAGAGTGGAGAAGTGCATCTCAATCCACATGCTAAGTCTGCACATTTCTAATGTCATCCCACCACTCTACTCTTCATACCACTCACAACTCGATTAACTGTCACCCTTCATGGCCTCTCAGGGGGACAGTTTCTTCTTAGCAGCAGATAGCTCCTGTTTATCTGCAGAGTCGAAAGCCTGAAGTGCCATCTGGACCAGTGGGTTGGCGGATCACGTGATTGTTTGGATAAACTGGTTCTGCTGGATGCTGTACAGTCATACGTGCTGGCCTAATGACATGAGAAGAAATGAAGAATAAATCATCGGCGTCCCATTAATATTTATCTATGTCTGTTTTTCCCCCTCAACCTAAAGGTTCACTCTGGTCATTACCTATAGTAATAATACAACAACAGATGTCTGTGGCTCAGAAGAATGAGCTAATCCAGGTTGTAGACAGACggtaaagaaaaattattttggttttattgttcGTATCTGAATTGTTGAACATTTTATCtgtttagaaaatgacaaaaggtaTCCTTTAAGAAATGGTTatggatttgttgtttttacctgtCCTGGCATTGATTGTCCTGAGACATTTCATCTGAAGAGGCACTGCCTAAAATCCTTCTCCTGGCTTCTGCATACTCTGCTTCCCTCTGGGCCAAAGACTTCATCTGCTGAGAGGGACGAGACAATGATGCAGGGTTCCCCGTGGTACCATTATTTGTGGGGCGCTTTAAAATTCGAATTTGGGGTGGGGGTGCTGCAGGCAGAGACTCATCTGGGATTACAATAGCAGTTTGCAGAGTTGAACCACCCAAACGCAAGTTGGACTTCCTGCAGTAGAAGTATTAGAGGAATATAAATATTGGAAAAACCTTTGCGTTTATATTATCATCTCatatgtttaatacattttcagtttacttACTTTGCCTCCTGATTTATTTTCAGCTTAGCCTCAAGTCTTCTCTCTATTTCCTGAGGAAAGAGACATGTATTATATTTGTATCATTATCCAAAATGTTAATCATGTCCCACTGACCACATATAGCAAATGTGTTCACAAGATTCCAAATTCTACATTACTGAAAGTTAAGgaatcaatattttttaaaataaatattatgataCAGTTACCCGTAGTTTGTCACTAAGGTATAGGTCCTACTAAATTTCTGGTCACTAGTAGGGGACCTCCAATTGACAATGAAGATATAAAACATTGCACTCTATAACAACACAGAAAGGTCCTCACAAGATaaatttacctttatttttaatataatggtGCATATTGGATAAAAAGTATAGTATTAGTAGtatagtatatatagtatagtattattctataataaactaaaacaaaactcaaaataattcaaaaattaacaaaatttaTGAGTGcacaatgaaacattttgtataCTATATGATTATGTGCTTTTGAACCATTACTGCATGGCTTTCACAGCACTCTTTTTTTATAGAATACTTTCTCtctatgtatttaatttttcttatgTTGACAGGATAGAATACAGGAATTACAgtaattcattttgtttaatatttaataaatgtgcaaaaaaagaaaaactatttttgtgCACTCAGTTCAAGTTAATAAAGCTATAATATGTAACTGTATGAGTATTTATAATCGTAATGCATTCTTAGAATATTCCCAAATAACAGTGCAGAGGTGCTGTTGAAGTCAGATTCCCAGATCTGTCTGGTAGTCCCAGCACCACatcagtgatcccacgatggtggaacgagctaccaaactctgcacgagATTGCTGAAAgcagaactcttctgcaacttcATATTCACTTAAATCAAAAATCCTACCTGTTCTTTCTtgtacttgcatctcatgaaactgaaacaatTCTTCTCCCTgattttgcttgccttgtaagTCGTTTTGGATAAAggtgtctgccaaatgactaaatgtaaacgtaAATGCAACACTGGCAGCTATACTTCAAAAACTCTGGAGCAAGTCACGCCCTTCTAACCATCCAAGAGAATTTCAACAACTGACTGCGTTCACGTGGACTGAAGTAACCGGGTTACAATCGGTTTTCTCGGGAAAGCGGGATTCTTATGTGTTATGTATGGAAAACTTGTTTTCGGaaatcagggtaggggattagggaaagtTTTCTGTCGGAGAAAGCCGGTTACTCTGGCTTTTATTACGGCATCTAATCGGCTTTCTCCGACTGCGCATGTGAGTAACCAAAGGCTGCGGACAGTTAGCTGCACGCAGCCATGTGAAAGGGTGAATGAAAGTATAGCTCGTTAAGGAGTTAAGGGGGCGATGCCGCCACCTTATTAAAACATAGTCCGCATAAAGTCCGACTGAAAATTTAATTTGCACAAAGTGTTTCTTAGAATGTTGTGGATCAGCTAcgtgtctttcctttctctcaccCCTGCGTTGTCACTCTGCTgcgacgcacacacacaggcagaaagagaaagaaaagtaataaaGCAGCGTTTTTCgtcattatacagttaaaatttgtGTGCCAGGCTTCTAAAACAAGTGAGAGGTAGAGGAGAAATCAAGTTAAtattctgctgcatgtatacggGGATTATCCCGTAACCAGgtaatttaaatgaatgtaaacacCTTTTACCTGAGAACGCTAATTTCTCTGACTACCCCGGTTACTTCAGTCCATGTAAACGCTGTCAGTGACCTTTCTGCCCTTAGTGAGTTCTTGTGATGCTAATACCCAGGTGGAGGAGCACACCAGATCCTAAAAGAGCttagtggagcagggagaggtaAGCAGAAAAGAGGAGAGTTGATTGATTTTAGTGTCTCGCGTTAGCTAACCTAAGATgcttactgtagctttaagtgtaGACTGAAGCCACTGAACATACAATTACATctaagtgcaaaagtttgcacctctttattttgaaatgtaaaaagcataaaataaagCATTGTATTCTAtcaacacaaatttaaattacattcagCAAGTAAAATTGTCATTTTATCAAAATATGTTAACAGGTTAATTAATTATATtgagtttaattaattaatttatcaatttaAGTATTTAAGGGGTGCAAACTATTGCGCAAGTATCATTTCCATTATTGTCCTATGacttttttatacactccttgaccatttttgatgatgaaagaacattagTATTATCTGAATGTGcgttattattatgttaggtcTAGGGTTACATTTGCATATATATGTTATTTCAATGCAAGCAAAAGACATGCTCAACAATGATCGCCATCACCAACTTTCTGAAGTTGCATCGGTCAGCTGATGAAGATTAGCATCATATCAATTGCCTGATAAGCAGCCTACACTTAATTTAAGATGCTTTCCCCGCCCTTGCCGCTACGTAACAAACGGCAAACCGGCACGGTCAAATGGAGTGCACCCAATGATTCACCTCTGTTTAGCCTTTCATTTCCGCAATGGGCGGGTATAAACAATGGTGGCCGAATAGGAAAAGCCTACTTTGTAAAAATCAAGTTTCCTTTGTGTACACCTTTTGGACTTTATAAACATTACATACAAATGTATTTGGCAAATAAAAGGACAAAGGTCCTGTGTTAAGTTCAACATCGGCATGGGCCACTGAGGCCTGTAAGACTGACCCAGGAAGACACgctgctgtaaaaacaaactttaaaaaaaaaaacaccttagTGTATCTGAGCATCAGAGATAAACCACTACAGACCCCTGCTACCTAACGTTAGATGACTGCTTGTCGAAGTCGGGTTACATTGTTGTTTAGCTCAGATTTTGTAGTAGCGCCGTTTCTTACCCCGCTGTCCGCCGCCTCTTCCCAGCTCTCTGCAACCTCTTCTATTTGCTTTCTAACATAATTGAAATGACAATTGATGCCATTTCTaactaataaaaatgcaaatgttgtgCTCTTCTGTAAAGCAGAAGTATGGGAGCAGTCAACAGAGTTGTAAGGCTTTGGCTGATTTAATTGCCATTTCCAGTGGACAGCAATAGGGGCccctcagaggtttgtgttAAGCTGGTACATTTTTGCTGGAGCTGGTTACGGACAATAAACTGAAAGACAAAGTGTTAATGTTTACTGGCAATATTTGCTGCTCTTCATTTTTGACCTGTTTGGTTTAGAAATAGTTTGAAAACAGAGTCCCAAAGACATCTGAGCATTATCAGGTTGTCAAAGAATGCTTTGCACTGTATGATTTGAAGACATTATCACACTGTTAATGTTGCAATGGGTGAACATATATTAAGTAACAAATGTAGTTGAATAGAAAAAGAATGCATTATTTATAAATCATCTGTAATATGGAccaattatttactttttgcttGAGATTTTAATCAGAATCTGTGAATCTGGTTTCCTGCAATATAAAACAGATGCACACCAatttctcttttaaatggtcttgtgtgtttattaaaggGTATTCAgttatcatttgtgtttttccaagtCAAACCAGCCTCCAAATGGACAAGTGTCTGGGGCTGTGACTGACTGAAACAAAGCATTACAGGTAAAGCACACCAAAACAGGATGGCTATTTgcttttactatttaaaataaaattgttacaaatcactttatttcagaaataattGAACCCAATCCTTAGGAAACTCATTGGTATAAAGGGCATCAATAACTATCAGTGACCCATATTATTCCAAACAGTGTGTATTATCTTATGAAACTAAAATGCTGAGATATTAAACCTGCAACAAACGAGTATATATctcaaacagcaacaaaacaattctACTTTAGCGAACAATGCATCCCTGTCCTAAAATGTCCTGTTTTTGCAGCTACTGAGGTTAAATGGGTGACTCAAATGCAGCAATTTTAACCATATTGGTAGGTTTCCTCTATGCCATACTAGTTTGTTGCTGTGTATTAACAAATTGTTTCATTTACTGGCCATCTTAGTTTTAACTAAATacacttttaaataattattgccAATCAGCTTTTCtttactgacatttaaaagTATAGTGACAGCAAAAGGTACACTTTTCTAAGAAAAGCATTATCGCACCCTGTAGTTTAGAGCACCtgtaaataaattatcaatTTTATAGGACTTATTCAAATAAATAcctcacacatacataaacaagttaaatgaaaaagtaaaattgtttttcaaggAATTAAACTGTCTAACTGTGATCCCCACTAATGTTCTATACAGGTAACTTCTGATTATTGATTTCATGGttcacaaaaattattttaagacaaGTGTTCACCTAAACCAGATGGTgcattttggcttcattttaacAATGATGAAAAGACTATATTTTTACCATGTATTATATTGTTCTTAAAGTTTTCATTAATACTGTTTTTGGCCATGACAGCATATTTGACTTAATAACTGGACATTTTCATGTCTGAACAGTATCAAACcattactttaaaagaaaaaactaagatctaatgcaaaaatatgtaaaagtcTCATTTGCAAAACAACAGGAGTGAAGTCGTctgtaagaaaataaatctaACCTAGGTATGGTAATTAGAAGCAATAAACCAACGTAAAAATAGTGATGTATGTTTAATTCAGATTTTCAATTCATACATAGGTCTGACTATTTCTGGtttgataaaatgttatgaCACCACCAATTAAGTTTCCAATGCAGGCTACATCATCTAATCTGTCATACACTATGGACCCAAACACactatgaaaaaaaaggaagaactgtttaaaacaaaaacacagctcaAATAATtatgcaatataaaaaaacCCAGGGAGTAATTTCAATATTATTGCTTCAGTAAACTTAGATTTAGTGGCAATCTGTCTCTCCAATCAACGATCCAGACTTTGTGCCCACCACGCACTTCTTTTTATAGCCAACAGAGCCAAACAGGTCTAAAGACTCAGGAAAGCGCTGGTCTGGGCCACTGCCATTGATTTTCAACTACAGTATTAAAAAACCCTTCTGAGCAGAGGTCACTTTTACTCAAAGGTTTGAATCCGTATGACTTTGTGTCACATTGGCACCGTTAAACACTTAATTTCAACTGAACCCAGCAAACTGACAGCAGCTTCCCAATGGAGACCCAGCCTTAATCCACGCGCCATCAATGGAAAGGCCAGCTCATTTGTGTTCTCCTTCCTTCTCATAGATCCATGAGCTCTCCTTATTCTCCATAAAGAGACAGATACCTGATGCCCTGGTGCTCGGCCAGCCAATCACTCAATCACTCCTAAAAATCAAAGTGCACCTCATGTTGCATCAAAGTATCACAGTGTGTAGCGATGTGAGGATAAAGCCTGTTCACAGTGTGGAACAGAAGGGGTTTCAGATCTCTGGCTGATCTCTGCCAACCCCTTGCAAAGTCCCACAGAGGGAAAAGACAAGGCTAAAGGCAAAGGCCATGCCAGTAAGCACAGTAAACAGAGAGAGTGGAGAAGTGCATCTCAATCCACATGCTAAGTCTGCACATTTCTAATGTCATCCCACCACTCTACTCTTCATACCACTCACAACTCGATTAACTGTCACCCTTCATGGCCTCTCAGGGGGACAGTTTCTTCTTAGCAGCAGATAGCTCCTGTTTATCTGCAGAGTCGAAAGCCTGAAGTGCCATCTGGACCAGTGGGTTGGCGGATCACGTGATTGTTTGGATAAACTGGTTCTGCTGGATGCTGTACAGTCATACGTGCTGGCCTAATGACATGAGAAGAAATGAAGAATAAATCATCGGCGTCCCATTAATATTTATCTATGTCTGTTTTTCCCCCTCAACCTAAAGGTTCACTCTGGTCATTACCTATAGTAATAATACAACAACAGATGTCTGTGGCTCAGAAGAATGAGCTAATCCAGGTTGTAGACAGACggtaaagaaaaattattttggttttattgttcGTATCTGAATTGTTGAACATTTTATCtgtttagaaaatgacaaaaggtaTCCTTTAAGAAATGGTTatggatttgttgtttttacctgtCCTGGCATTGATTGTCCTGAGACATTTCATCTGAAGAGGCACTGCCTAAAATCCTTCTCCTGGCTTCTGCATACTCTGCTTCCCTCTGGGCCAAAGACTTCATCTGCTGAGAGGGACGAGACAATGATGCAGGGTTCCCCGTGGTACCATTATTTGTGGGGCGCTTTAAAATTCGAATTTGGGGTGGGGGTGCTGCAGGCAGAGACTCATCTGGGATTACAATAGCAGTTTGCAGAGTTGAACCACCCAAACGCAAGTTGGACTTCCTGCAGTAGAAGTATTAGAGGAATATAAATATTGGAAAAACCTTTGCGTTTATATTATCATCTCatatgtttaatacattttcagtttacttACTTTGCCTCCTGATTTATTTTCAGCTTAGCCTCAAGTCTTCTCTCTATTTCCTGAGGAAAGAGACATGTATTATATTTGTATCATTATCCAAAATGTTAATCATGTCCCACTGACCACATATAGCAAATGTGTTCACAAGATTCCAAATTCTACATTACTGAAAGTTAAGgaatcaatattttttaaaataaatattatgataCAGTTACCCGTAGTTTGTCACTAAGGTATAGGTCCTACTAAATTTCTGGTCACTAGTAGGGGACCTCCAATTGACAATGAAGATATAAAACATTGCACTCTATAACAACACAGAAAGGTCCTCACAAGATaaatttacctttatttttaatataatggtGCATATTGGATAAAAAGTATAGTATTAGTAGtatagtatatatagtatagtattattctataataaactaaaacaaaactcaaaataattcaaaaattaacaaaatttaTGAGTGcacaatgaaacattttgtataCTATATGATTATGTGCTTTTGAACCATTACTGCATGGCTTTCACAGCACTCTTTTTTTATAGAATACTTTCTCtctatgtatttaatttttcttatgTTGACAGGATAGAATACAGGAATTACAgtaattcattttgtttaatatttaataaatgtgcaaaaaaagaaaaactatttttgtgCACTCAGTTCAAGTTAATAAAGCTATAATATGTAACTGTATGAGTATTTATAATCGTAATGCATTCTTAGAATATTCCCAAATAACAGTGCAGAGGTGCTGTTGAAGTCAGATTCCCAGATCTGTCTGGTAGTCCCAGCACCACatcagtgatcccacgatggtggaacgagctaccaaactctgcacgagATTGCTGAAAgcagaactcttctgcaacttcATATTCACTTAAATCAAAAATCCTACCTGTTCTTTCTtgtacttgcatctcatgaaactgaaacaatTCTTCTCCCTgattttgcttgccttgtaagTCGTTTTGGATAAAggtgtctgccaaatgactaaatgtaaacgtaAATGCAACACTGGCAGCTATACTTCAAAAACTCTGGAGCAAGTCACGCCCTTCTAACCATCCAAGAGAATTTCAACAACTGACTGCGTTCACGTGGACTGAAGTAACCGGGTTACAATCGGTTTTCTCGGGAAAGCGGGATTCTTATGTGTTATGTATGGAAAACTTGTTTTCGGaaatcagggtaggggattagggaaagtTTTCTGTCGGAGAAAGCCGGTTACTCTGGCTTTTATTACGGCATCTAATCGGCTTTCTCCGACTGCGCATGTGAGTAACCAAAGGCTGCGGACAGTTAGCTGCACGCAGCCATGTGAAAGGGTGAATGAAAGTATAGCTCGTTAAGGAGTTAAGGGGGCGATGCCGCCACCTTATTAAAACATAGTCCGCATAAAGTCCGACTGAAAATTTAATTTGCACAAAGTGTTTCTTAGAATGTTGTGGATCAGCTAcgtgtctttcctttctctcaccCCTGCGTTGTCACTCTGCTgcgacgcacacacacaggcagaaagagaaagaaaagtaataaaGCAGCGTTTTTCgtcattatacagttaaaatttgtGTGCCAGGCTTCTAAAACAAGTGAGAGGTAGAGGAGAAATCAAGTTAAtattctgctgcatgtatacggGGATTATCCCGTAACCAGgtaatttaaatgaatgtaaacacCTTTTACCTGAGAACGCTAATTTCTCTGACTACCCCGGTTACTTCAGTCCATGTAAACGCTGTCAGTGACCTTTCTGCCCTTAGTGAGTTCTTGTGATGCTAATACCCAGGTGGAGGAGCACACCAGATCCTAAAAGAGCttagtggagcagggagaggtaAGCAGAAAAGAGGAGAGTTGATTGATTTTAGTGTCTCGCGTTAGCTAACCTAAGATgcttactgtagctttaagtgtaGACTGAAGCCACTGAACATACAATTACATctaagtgcaaaagtttgcacctctttattttgaaatgtaaaaagcataaaataaagCATTGTATTCTAtcaacacaaatttaaattacattcagCAAGTAAAATTGTCATTTTATCAAAATATGTTAACAGGTTAATTAATTATATtgagtttaattaattaatttatcaatttaAGTATTTAAGGGGTGCAAACTATTGCGCAAGTATCATTTCCATTATTGTCCTATGacttttttatacactccttgaccatttttgatgatgaaagaacattagTATTATCTGAATGTGcgttattattatgttaggtcTAGGGTTACATTTGCATATATATGTTATTTCAATGCAAGCAAAAGACATGCTCAACAATGATCGCCATCACCAACTTTCTGAAGTTGCATCGGTCAGCTGATGAAGATTAGCATCATATCAATTGCCTGATAAGCAGCCTACACTTAATTTAAGATGCTTTCCCCGCCCTTGCCGCTACGTAACAAACGGCAAACCGGCACGGTCAAATGGAGTGCACCCAATGATTCACCTCTGTTTAGCCTTTCATTTCCGCAATGGGCGGGTATAAACAATGGTGGCCGAATAGGAAAAGCCTACTTTGTAAAAATCAAGTTTCCTTTGTGTACACCTTTTGGACTTTATAAACATTACATACAAATGTATTTGGCAAATAAAAGGACAAAGGTCCTGTGTTAAGTTCAACATCGGCATGGGCCACTGAGGCCTGTAAGACTGACCCAGGAAGACACgctgctgtaaaaacaaactttaaaaaaaaaaacaccttagTGTATCTGAGCATCAGAGATAAACCACTACAGACCCCTGCTACCTAACGTTAGATGACTGCTTGTCGAAGTCGGGTTACATTGTTGTTTAGCTCAGATTTTGTAGTAGCGCCGTTTCTTACCCCGCTGTCCGCCGCCTCTTCCCAGCTCTCTGCAACCTCTTCATCCTCCATGTTTAACAGGACTGTGGCTTGTTACTCGGCTCCACAGGCTAACTATAGTCCACAAGAGAACACGACGCGGTGGGAAGTGTATACCACGGGCTGTGGGGAGCTCGGTGGCCCGGGCTTTGGCGACCAGATGAAGGCTGTACGATCAGTTTCACAAACCCTCTCTTCAGCCGCGTGTTAGCCTGCTTTGCTAGCAACGTTGCTCGCCTGACGGCAGTCCCTCCAGCTGGGTGTTTCTGTAAATTCGCCGTCACGTCCACTTTTATCAAACAGCCACTGGGGTCGTCCACACACCGCTcatacttaaataaaaaaaaacaaacaaaaaaaaaacaacattaactgCACACAGGTTTTGACACTTGGTTCAAAAACGTCTCTGAAGTTGAACGGCAACTATTAACTCAGAAGAAGTGGGTGCACACTTGTGGGAAACGACGTTGTAATGTTAGCTTACAGCAGCAACGtaaaattttttaaagaaagtcttcacagctttttatttctgaCTTAATAAGTCAGGCGCTCatataaaaacagatatttaatGCTATGATCATTCCTCATATTAACACAGGCTTCTCTCCGTTTCTAAAATTTCTAGTGTGTTAAATTCAAGCCCCGGTATATAACGATGGTTACGTACTGTAACCCCAgattctatgactatgttgcgcagccctctggctgtagcataatgaaccaatccctgcGCGCTCGCgccaactgaagcagtatagtccacgcccaccggtgagtgggccaaaaagttgctactttatcGCTCTCATGGTGTGCTCAATTACGTCCGCAATCACACCATAAGAGAGCGGCGACTGTAGCACTTATTCCCTCTAACTGACCATTTTCCTTCAGCCAGTAAGAGGTACTAGTGGGGCCCAAAAAGCCAGAGGGCTGcgcaacatagtcatagaatcTGGGGTTACAGTACGTAACCATCGTTCTATTTCCTATGTTgcttgccctctggctgtagcataatgaaccaaatgCTACAGCAGGATATAGTCCACGCCCCACTAGTGCCATACAGCAGCTAGGAGCAGTAAACAGAACCCTGCTTCACAGCTGGACCGACCTgaactgtgacaaaaacacaaggggGGGGGAATCACAGCTGTGAACACACCGGCAGGCAGTGGGAGAGCATTCAATAAGCCCACTGAGGGCCTGGGGACCGAGATGGAGAGACAAGACATACTAACCGACACCAGAGTGTGCACTCTGGGGTGCAGAAAGCACAGAACTGGAAAGTGAGGGGCGTGAAACGTCTCGAAGATAAAACCGGACgaaagagcaggtggaggaccaTGATGCCGCCAGGCAGATGTCTTCCACCGACACCCCTCTGAGCAATGCCACAGAGGAAGCTATTCCTCTAGTGGAGTGTGCACGGATTCCCTCTGGTGGCTGGGCCCCAGAGGACTCATATGCTTGAAAAATGGCTTCACACAGCCAGTGGGACAGGCGCTGAGCGGAAAGAGGAAGCCCGGCAGAGCCTTCCCTGTAGTGCACGAAAAGGCGCTCGGAACGGCGTATAGTAGACGTGCGCTCCACATAGTAGGACAAAGCACGCACTGGGCACAGCAGATGAGAGGAGGCATCCTCCTCAGAAGTGTGAGGAGGTGTGCAGAAACCTTCCAAGGTTATGACTCTCGACCTAAAAGAACTGGTAATGCACTTGGGCATGAATGCAGGATTAGGGCGGAGAACAGCCAGACTGAGATCCCCACGAATTGAAAGACACTCCGGGGAGACTGACAGGGCAGAGAGGTCACTCACTCTTTTCATAGAGGTGAGAGCCAAGAGAAGCGCCGTCTTCCATGACAGGAGCCTGAGGGGAACCTGTTCCAGCGGCTCAAACGGAGAAACCACCAAGGCACGGAGGACCAGAGAAAGATCCCAAGGAGGGGCCAAGGGGCGCAAAAGGGGCCGTTGCCTCCTCACACCCCTTAAGAAACGTTTCAGCAAGGGGTGACTGAAGACAGACCTGTCTCCGAACCCCTCATGAAATGAGGAGATCGCAGCAGCATAGGTCTTCACAGTGCTGAGGGATAAGCCTCTGTCCACGAGggtctgaagaaaagacagaacccGCGGAAGAGGACATGAAGAGGCAGACACGCCCCTCTCAGAGCACCAGCGCTGAAAGGATGACCACTTGGCTACATAGGAGGAAGTGGTGGATGCTGCCCTCGCACCTTGAATGGTGGCCACCACGCGGGGTGAAAACCCCTGGTCGGCTAGGCGCTTCCTCTCAGGGGCCAGACCCACAGGCGCTGGAGCAGAACTGGGGGACTGCGGATCATCCCGTTGGCCTGAGACAATGCGTCCGAACGCCACGGGAGCTCCCAGGGCGGGCCTGCCAGCATTTGACAGAGTGACGGGAACCACGGTGCCCCCACTCGCCTTGGGGCCACAAGGATGACGGTGAGATACTCCTCTCTCACACGGTCTAGTAACCGGGGAATCAGAGGGACAGGCGGAAATGCATAAAGGAGCCGCCTGGGCCAAGGGCAATGGGAGAATGCATCCACCCCAAGGGGGGGGGAATCTCGAGCTCGGAGGGAGAACCAAAGGGGGCACTGGGCATTGACCTTGGCTGCAAAAAGGTCCACCTCGGCTCTGCCAAACCTGCTCCAAACCTCTTGGACTAGCTCTGTGTGCAGCACCCATTCCCCGGGGCGGGGCCCCCCCGAGACATAGTGTCCGCGGCGGTGTTCAGAACGCCGGGGATGTACACAGCTCTGATGGAGCGGAGATGCGAGTGCGCCCACAGCAGCAGTCTCCTGGCGATGCTGAGGAGCCGTGATGATCTCACGCCACCCTGACGGTTGATAT
This genomic interval from Channa argus isolate prfri chromosome 5, Channa argus male v1.0, whole genome shotgun sequence contains the following:
- the LOC137127460 gene encoding SUZ RNA-binding domain-containing-like isoform X3, translating into MRCKYKKEQEIERRLEAKLKINQEAKKSNLRLGGSTLQTAIVIPDESLPAAPPPQIRILKRPTNNGTTGNPASLSRPSQQMKSLAQREAEYAEARRRILGSASSDEMSQDNQCQDRPARMTVQHPAEPVYPNNHVIRQPTGPDGTSGFRLCR
- the LOC137127460 gene encoding SUZ RNA-binding domain-containing-like isoform X1 — its product is MEDEEVAESWEEAADSGEIERRLEAKLKINQEAKKSNLRLGGSTLQTAIVIPDESLPAAPPPQIRILKRPTNNGTTGNPASLSRPSQQMKSLAQREAEYAEARRRILGSASSDEMSQDNQCQDRPARMTVQHPAEPVYPNNHVIRQPTGPDGTSGFRLCR